Genomic segment of Candidatus Manganitrophaceae bacterium:
AAAAAATTCTGGAAGGGCTGGGAGTGGACAAGGCATTTGACTTTATTATCGGAAGTGAGCCGGATACACAGTTGAAGCCTCACCCCGAAATGATCCTGAAAACATTGGGGGTACTCGACACGCCGACATCGGATGCCGTCATGATCGGCGACTCGCTTAACGATATCTATGCCGCCCGTTCCGCCGGGGTGAGATCGTGTGCCGTCGCCTACGGTTTTGGGAATGCCGATGAACTTCTTTCTGAAAGCCCCGACTTCTTTGTAGAAACGGGCGAGGCCTTAATGACCCTCTTTTCAGAAGGGACATAATCTCTCATGTACTGCCATTTGCGCTAATACATATTGGCGCAGGTATAAAGGAGCCGATGTGAAGAAACTTTTATTTTTTGTTCCATGGTTGATTTTGACAACAAGCGGGGTTGGGGCCCAGACCTTGGCTGATCGTGTCATTGAGTATACGCTCTCAAACGGCCTAAGGGTCCTGATGGTCGAGCGGCATCAGGTGCCAACGGTCTCCTTCCGTATTGTTTACAACGTTGGTTCTACGGATGAAGTCAGTGGGATAACCGGCGTGGCCCATCTCTATGAACATATGGCATTTAAAGGGACCCGGACGCTCGGCACATCTGATTTTGAGAAAGAAGAGAAGGTTCTGGCCAAAATTGAAAAGCTGAACGATATGATTGTATTGGAAGAAAGGAAGGGAAGCAATGCAGAGCCGGGACGGCTAGAGGTATTGAAGGAAAAATTTACTTTGCTCCAAGAAGAGGCAGGACAATGGGTTGTACCAAATGAAGTCGGAGAGATCTACGATCGGAATGGGGCGGTTGGTTTTAATGCCTCCACCAGCCGTGATGTAACCTCTTATATTGTCAGCCTCCCGGCAAACCGGGTTCCTCTCTGGATCGCGATAGAATCGGACCGGATGGCCAATCCGGTCCTGCGTGAATTTTACAAGGAGAGAGATGTCGTTCTGGAAGAACGCCGAATGAGCGTCGAGACAAGCCCGATCGGAAAGTTGTATGAGACCTTTCTCTCAACGGCCTTTGTTGCCCATCCCTACGGCTATCCTACACTTGGCTGGCCTTCAGATGTCGGCTCTCTTTCTGCCACGAAAACGGCCCTCTTTTTCAAGACCTATTATGCGCCAAACAATACGATTATTGCATTGGTCGGTGATTTTAAGGCGGCGGAAGTTCTTCCCCTTCTAGAGGCTTCTTTCGGAACAATCCCTTCCGGTCCTCTCCCTCCAAAGGTGGTGACGGTAGAGCCCCCGCAGCGGGGTGAACGGCGGGTAGAGGTCGAGGATGAGTCAAACCCCAGACTGCTCATCGGTTACCACAAACCCAACCTGCATCACCCGGATGATGCCGTTTTTGATGTGATCGATTCCCTCCTCTCCATGGGGCGGACTTCCCGGCTTTATAAAAAACTGGTCAAGGAAGAAAAGGTTGCGGTCAGCGTATCGAGCAGGGCCGGAAGCCCTGGCGCGCGTTATCCGAGTCTTTTTACGATTTCCGCGACTCCTCGCGCTCCGCACACCACCCTGGAATTAGAGGAGGCGATTTATGCCGTGCTGGAACGCTTGAAAACAGAACCGCCCACTGAAAAAGAGCTTCAAAAGGTCATCACAAACATCGACGCCTCCCTGATCCGCTCTCTCCGGTCGAATAGCGGTCTGGCGGCCCAGCTTTCCTATTTTGAAGCGGTGGCCGATGATTGGCGGTATACCCTTCGAAACCGGGATGCCATCGCAAAGGTGACCGGCGAGGATGTGATGCGTGTCGCCCGGACCTACTTCATAAAAAAAAGCCGGACCGTTGCTACCCTGGTTCAACAGGAAAAAAAATCAAATGACAAGGAGATAGCGCAATGAGTTGGGCAAAGATGAAAAAGATGGTTTTGCTCACCCTGGTTGTTTTCCTCTATTCGGCCTGTCTCCCGCTTCATCAGGTGCAGCATTCGGGGGCCGAAGGATTATCCGACCCGAGAACTTTGGTTTTCCCTCCCCAACCCTTCCAGCCTCCCAAGGCGGAGCGGATGACCCTCTCAAACGGCATGGTTCTCTACTTGTTGGAGGACCATGAACTTCCCCTGATCAATCTTCAGATGAAGATACGGACCGGGGATCTCTACGAACCTGCGGACAAGATCGCCCTAGCGGGCATGACGGGAACCGTCATGCGGACCGGAGGAACCCGCCAACTTCGCGGAGATGAGATTGATGAGGCGCTGGACCAGATTGCCGCCGGTTTGTCGGTCTGGATCGGGACGGATTCAGGAGGGGCCTCCCTGGATGTTCTGAAGAAGGATTTTGACTTCGGACTTCAATTGCTGGCCGACATCCTGATGCATCCCGCCTTTGAGGAAGAAAAACTTACTCTTGTAAAGAACAGGGCCTTGGAGGGAATCCGTAGACGCAATGACCGCCCCTCTTCGATAGCGAGCCGGGAGTTTTGGAAACAGCTCTACGGTGAGGACAATCCCTATGCCAGAGAATCGACGGAAGAGACGGTCAACGCGATTCATCGGGAGGATCTCATTGCCTTCCATGAAAAATATTTTGTGCCGAACAATATCATGGTTGGGGTTACCGGTGATTTTGATAAAAGAGTGATGATCGAAAAAATTGAGAAAGCCTTTGCGGGCTGGCCAAAGAGAGAGGTCCTTTTACCGAAAGTTCTGCCGGTGCGTACACGGAAGGCAGGGGGTGTCTACCACATTCAACGACCGATTACACAGACTCAGGTCCGCATCGGCCATCTCGGGATCAAGCAGGTAAACCCCGATTCTTTCGCTCTGTCGATCATGAACGATGTGCTCGGGGGCGGGGGGATGGCCAGCCGGCTCTTTTCAGACATCAGAAGCCGTCAGGGCCTGGCCTATTCTGTCGGATCTATTTTTCGGCCCGGAAAGTTGGAACGGGGGGTCTTCCTCGCGTATAGCGGGACGCGGGTCGAGTCGACGTATCAAGCCATTTCGACCATCATAGAGCACATCGAAAAGATTCGAAAGGAACCTGTTTCGGACGAAGAGCTGAAGCGAGCCAAGGATGCCTTTCTTAACTCTTTTATTTTTTCTTTCTCGAGTCCGGCACAGATTGTGGGTCAGCAGATGTCGCTGGAATATTACGGTCTCCCGTCAGATTATCTGGAACAATACCGGGACAATGTCGCAAAGGTCACAAAATCGGATGTCTTGCGGGTTGCCAGGGAATATCTTCATCCCGACCGACTGGTGATCCTGGCGGTTGGCGACGAGACTCAATTTGATCAGGCCCTGTCGACTCTGGGGAAGGTAGAGCAGATTGAAGTGGGTCCGTAGAAAAGGGGCTTGGACGCTATTGGAAGATCAATAAAGATAGAAATCATTGAAGGGAATCTTCTGGATTGCGGGGCCGATGTTATTGTCAATCCGGCGAATTGCCGGGGACAGATGGGCGGCGGGGTTGCAGGTGTCATCCGCCGGGCGGCTGGAGAGGTGGTCGAGCTTGAGGCGATGAAGCAGGCACCAATTTTAGTGGGAATGGCCGTCTTGACGGGTGGGGGTAAGTGCCAGTTCAAGGGGATCATTCATGCGCCGACCATGGTTCGGCCAGCGGAGGCGATTCCAGTTAAGAATGTGAGAAAAGTGACCCGTGCTGCGCTGGATCTTGCAGAAAAAGGACAGATCTCTTGTCTCGGGTTTCCCGGATTGGGGACCGGTGTCGGAAGGGTTTCTCCGGACGCCGCTGCCAAGGCCATGATCGATGAGATGACGGCTTTTCAGGGAAATGCGATTCAAAAAATTATCCTGGTGGATGTCCTCCGGGCCATGGTTGTGGCCTGGGGAAAGGCACTCTCTAAACAGAATCAATAGGGAGATCGAAATTAAATGCTTCACAGAATGAAATTACGGGTTGTTTATGGAGGCGACATCGCAAAAGACAAAGTCGCACGACGGCTCAAATTGAAAATAATCTTACAAGCCGGGTTTGCCGTACTGATTCCATTTATGGGTATTACCTATTTTCTGCTGACTGACCCTGGTGTGATGGAGCTGGTCTTGATCGGTTTTCTGTCGTCTCTATCTTGTGTTCCCGTTGTGCTCTATGCTTATGCGAAAGGATACGGTCGTCCCCTGGCGGACCTCTGGCGGGAACGCCCCAATGAGATGAAATACCTGGCCATCAAGATAGGCTTTCTCTACGGGTTTGCCCTCTACTGGATGATTCTGGGGATTGTTGAGTTTCTCTTCGGTTATGACACCTTCCGGGCGGCGCTGATTAGTTTTGTTGCGAGTGCGGCAGCGAGAGATGGGTTTGAAATCGGCTACTATAGGGCCAAAGCGGTAGCACAGGATCAGATCTCGATCTTCCCGGATAACCGTTCGATCGCAGAGCTCTTTCCGGTTGCTCCGGCGAAAATCTTTGCCCTGCTGTCTACCGTTATAATCGGAGGGGGAGTGACAGGCGCCTTTCTTGGACCGCTTCTCCCAAACACGCTTCATCAGGCGGTGGCCATCGGGACCATCGTCGGCATCGTCGCGACCTTTGCCTATACCTGGTCACTCGAAGAACCCCCCGGTTTTCCGGTGCTGATTCGGTTTTTCATCTGGCCGGGTTTCACGATGGCCTTGACCTATTTTTTGATATGGGCCTACCTCCTCCGAAAGGTTTTTCTGGTGAACCTAAGCCCTTCAATCGATTTTGGACTCCTTATGGCCGCCTGTTCCGGGTGGATGACTTTTGAAACCCTTTTCCTGGGCTATCTTCAGTGGAAGAAGCCTGTTGACTCCTCGACCGTTCCTGAAGAGCATGCTGACCCCGTTGCGTCGTAAGGTTGAAAATGCTATGGTTCCAAGGTAACCATCAGCATACCCATCTAAGCCCCCATGGCTGTGTTGCTGCGGTACTCGAATCCTCACGTATGGACATACGTTGCGGTTCTGTGTTCCTCGTGCCTTGCCCTGAAGGCTTATCCAGGCACGCTGAATGATTACCTGATAAGAGGAGAAATAATGTTGAAACGAGATACGCCCCGGAGTGCAACCTTCATCATTTTGGTTGCCTTGTTCGTCGCCTCACTCGCGGTTTCGAGCGTCTGGGCTGATTATATGGCCGATCAGTATATTACGATCTCTCACGGTGAGTTTGGGGGAGATCGGCGGATCATGGAAGCCAAGATCTACTCCCAGGGCAAGAAGTTGCGCATGGAAACGACGATTGGAGGGCGGAAGTCGATCAATATCTCTCGTGGCGACAAGAGCCCTCCCGTCATGTGGGTATTGATGCCGAATGAAAAGATGTACATGGAAACCCTGGGAAAAGAGGGGGAAGGAAACCCGATGGACCCTGGATCAAGGATGGGCATTGAAAAGATCTTTGTCACGAAGGAACATGTTGCTGGCCGAATGACGAACAAGTTTAAGCTCGTCTGGAAAGACAAGGATGGCAGCCGCTTAAGCGGTTTTGCCTGGGAGTTGATTGACCTCAACAATGCCCCGATCCGCCAGGAGTTTTTCAATAAAAATGAGCATGTTCTGGTACAATTGGCCAACATTACGGTAAAAAAACTTGATCCGGCCCTCTTCGAAGTTCCCGAAGGGTATCGCAAGATCTCAATGCCTCCACAGATGTCGC
This window contains:
- a CDS encoding insulinase family protein, whose product is MKKLLFFVPWLILTTSGVGAQTLADRVIEYTLSNGLRVLMVERHQVPTVSFRIVYNVGSTDEVSGITGVAHLYEHMAFKGTRTLGTSDFEKEEKVLAKIEKLNDMIVLEERKGSNAEPGRLEVLKEKFTLLQEEAGQWVVPNEVGEIYDRNGAVGFNASTSRDVTSYIVSLPANRVPLWIAIESDRMANPVLREFYKERDVVLEERRMSVETSPIGKLYETFLSTAFVAHPYGYPTLGWPSDVGSLSATKTALFFKTYYAPNNTIIALVGDFKAAEVLPLLEASFGTIPSGPLPPKVVTVEPPQRGERRVEVEDESNPRLLIGYHKPNLHHPDDAVFDVIDSLLSMGRTSRLYKKLVKEEKVAVSVSSRAGSPGARYPSLFTISATPRAPHTTLELEEAIYAVLERLKTEPPTEKELQKVITNIDASLIRSLRSNSGLAAQLSYFEAVADDWRYTLRNRDAIAKVTGEDVMRVARTYFIKKSRTVATLVQQEKKSNDKEIAQ
- a CDS encoding macro domain-containing protein → MKIEIIEGNLLDCGADVIVNPANCRGQMGGGVAGVIRRAAGEVVELEAMKQAPILVGMAVLTGGGKCQFKGIIHAPTMVRPAEAIPVKNVRKVTRAALDLAEKGQISCLGFPGLGTGVGRVSPDAAAKAMIDEMTAFQGNAIQKIILVDVLRAMVVAWGKALSKQNQ
- a CDS encoding insulinase family protein; protein product: MSWAKMKKMVLLTLVVFLYSACLPLHQVQHSGAEGLSDPRTLVFPPQPFQPPKAERMTLSNGMVLYLLEDHELPLINLQMKIRTGDLYEPADKIALAGMTGTVMRTGGTRQLRGDEIDEALDQIAAGLSVWIGTDSGGASLDVLKKDFDFGLQLLADILMHPAFEEEKLTLVKNRALEGIRRRNDRPSSIASREFWKQLYGEDNPYARESTEETVNAIHREDLIAFHEKYFVPNNIMVGVTGDFDKRVMIEKIEKAFAGWPKREVLLPKVLPVRTRKAGGVYHIQRPITQTQVRIGHLGIKQVNPDSFALSIMNDVLGGGGMASRLFSDIRSRQGLAYSVGSIFRPGKLERGVFLAYSGTRVESTYQAISTIIEHIEKIRKEPVSDEELKRAKDAFLNSFIFSFSSPAQIVGQQMSLEYYGLPSDYLEQYRDNVAKVTKSDVLRVAREYLHPDRLVILAVGDETQFDQALSTLGKVEQIEVGP